The Harpia harpyja isolate bHarHar1 chromosome 10, bHarHar1 primary haplotype, whole genome shotgun sequence genome includes a region encoding these proteins:
- the MORN4 gene encoding MORN repeat-containing protein 4, with translation MTLTKGSFTYSNGEEYRGEWKEGRRHGVGQLTFADGTAYVGHFENGLFHGCGVLTFSDGSRYEGEFVQGKFNGVGVFTRCDNMTFEGEFKGGRVYGFGLLTFPDGSHGVPRNEGFFENNKLLRREKCPAVIQRAQGASKSAHNLTA, from the exons ATGACCCTCACCAAAGGCTCCTTCACCTACTCCAACGGGGAAGAGTACCGTGGCGAGTGGAAGGAAG GTCGCAGGCACGGTGTCGGGCAGCTGACGTTTGCAGACGGCACCGCTTACGTGGGGCACTTCGAGAACGGTCTCTTCCATGGCTGCGGTGTGCTCACCTTCTCCGACGGCTCCAG GTACGAGGGGGAGTTTGTGCAGGGCAAGTTCAATGGCGTCGGCGTCTTCACCCGCTGTGACAACATGACCTTTGAGGGCGAGTTCAAAGGCGGGCGCGTGTATGGCTTCG gtCTCCTGACCTTCCCCGACGGCTCCCACGGGGTGCCCCGCAACGAGGGCTTCTTTGAGAACAACAAGCTGCTGCGGCGGGAGAAGTGCCCGGCCGTCATCCAGAGGGCCCAGGGTGCCTCCAAGTCTGCCCACAACCTGACAGCATGA